From Mytilus galloprovincialis chromosome 9, xbMytGall1.hap1.1, whole genome shotgun sequence, the proteins below share one genomic window:
- the LOC143046344 gene encoding acidic mammalian chitinase-like isoform X2, giving the protein MMFSYIVLIIFLSEVSASYKRVCYFTNWAQYRSGIGKYKANNVDPFLCTHVIYAFAKLESNYIRPYEWNDISVWGQGQFDMMHDVRSKNPDLKLLLAVGGWNHGTKPFTRIVANQSNMDAFATNSIKFLRQNGFDGLDLDWEYPANRGSPPEDKERFTSLVKTLRTKYDNEDLRNGSSRLLLTAAVAASKPEIESAYEISKIAENLDFINLMAFDMNSDFYNGTQCNTPLYKSLTPYEANNVDFAVKMWLNGGTPKEKLIMGMASYGRSFILNNTSETGLGAPTSGQGTAGSTTREKGFLSYYEICYDIMYQNWTEIWLDEQKVPYAYHDNQWISFETPKSIAIKTKYIMDNGLGGGMMWALDLDDFHGVCGQGKNPLMKTMKDVFSGKPGLDFVPTALPVVG; this is encoded by the exons ATGATGTTCAGCTAtattgttctgattatttttttatctgaag TCTCTGCAAGTTATAAAAGGGTTTGTTATTTTACAAACTGGGCCCAGTATCGTAGTGGAATCGGAAAGTACAAGGCCAATAATGTAGACCCGTTTCTATGTACGCACGTGATTTATGCATTTGCCAAGTTGGAATCAAATTACATCAGACCATATGAATGGAATGATATAAGTGTGTGGG GACAAGGTCAGTTTGATATGATGCATGATGTAAGAAGTAAAAATCCTGACTTAAAACTACTGTTAGCTGTTGGAGGGTGGAATCATGGTACTAAACCATTTACAAGAATAGTGGCTAACCAATCAAACATGGATGCATTTGctacaaattcaataaaattcCTTAGACAGAACGGTTTTGATGGTCTTGACTTAGATTGGGAATATCCTGCCAACAGAGGAAGCCCTCCTGAGGACAAAGAGAGATTTACTTCCCTAGTTAAG ACATTACGAACAAAATATGACAATGAAGATTTGAGAAATGGTAGTTCTCGTCTGTTGTTAACAGCAGCTGTGGCAGCCAGTAAACCGGAAATAGAGAGTGCGTACGAAATCAGCAAAATAGCAGA gaaTTTGGACTTTATAAATCTAATGGCGTTTGATATGAATAGTGATTTTTATAATGGTACACAATGTAATACTCCACTTTATAAATCACTAACTCCATACGAGGCTAATAATGTG GATTTTGCTGTTAAAATGTGGTTGAATGGCGGCACTCCAAAAGAGAAACTTATAATGGGTATGGCATCATATGGAAGGTCTTTCATATTGAATAATACATCTGAGACAGGATTGGGTGCTCCTACTTCCGGCCAGGGTACTGCGGGTTCAACCACTAGAGAAAAGGGGTTTTTGTCATACTATGAG ATCTGCTATGACATTATGTATCAGAATTGGACAGAGATTTGGCTAGATGAACAGAAAGTACCCTACGCATATCATGATAACCAGTGGATCTCATTCGAAACTCCGAAAAGTATTGCCATTAAA ACAAAATACATTATGGATAATGGTTTAGGAGGAGGTATGATGTGGGCATTAGATTTAGATGATTTCCACGGCGTTTGTGGCCAAGGCAAAAACCCTTTGATGAAAACAATGAAGGATGTTTTCAGTGGTAAACCTGGACTTGATTTTGTACCGACTGCACTACCTGTAGTTGGTTAA
- the LOC143046345 gene encoding collectin-12-like isoform X1, which translates to MKLFIFVVFVMAAEALDSCYTSQERKNIEELQNHILAFTKSVDTLKTDLEGKYTVLNGECHKDWKPFRDHCYYLVKEEKTWFEGERFCKNKSSSLVNVKDKDENKWLQSQFKDVQTFWLGITDGDLKYWINTVDYAPTTYFNWDSGQPGNGAENCGIFYPGSGKWHDYPCTKYLHPFVCKKDVR; encoded by the exons aTGAAGCTGTTTATTTTTGTGGTGTTTGTAATGGCGGCTGAAGCTCTTGATTCTTGTTACACGAGCCAAGAACGTAAAAACATTGAGGAACTTCAAAATCATATCCTGGCTTTCACGAAATCTGTTGACACTTTGAAAACTGACCTTGAAG GGAAATATACTGTCTTGAATGGTGAATGCCATAAAGATTGGAAGCCTTTCCGGGACCATTGTTATTATTTAGTTAAAGAAGAGAAAACGTGGTTTGAAGGAGAG AGATTTTGCAAGAACAAAAGCTCGTCTTTGGTTAATGTAAAAGATAAAGACGAAAATAAATGGTTACAGTCACAGTTCAAAG ACGTGCAAACGTTTTGGCTAGGTATTACGGATGGAGATTTGAAATATTGGATTAACACAGTAGATTATGCTCCAACTACGTATTTCAATTGGGATTCTGGTCAGCCTGGAAATGGAGCGGAAAACTGTGGCATATTTTATCCAGGCAGTGGTAAATGGCACGACTATCCATGCACTAAATATTTACATCCGTTTGTGTGCAAGAAAGATGTCAG atga